In Candidatus Nitronauta litoralis, one DNA window encodes the following:
- a CDS encoding UDP-N-acetylmuramate--L-alanine ligase has translation MFFGNTKRIHFIGIGGSGMSGIAEVLINLEYEVTGSDLSRTPLTDRLEGLGAKILFGHEAGNIAESQVVVASSAVKADNPEVLEARRRMVPVIPRAEMLAELMRMKYGIAIAGTHGKTTTTSLVATVLAGGHLDPTVVIGGRLKSVDSHAKMGQSEILVAEADESDGSFLKLFPTIAVVTTLDEEHMDFYGTLDNLKNAFLDFLNRLPFYGTSVLCLDDPNIQSLIPKLEKRHITYGLTSQADYTAKGIEIQGLDTWFNVHHHGEELGRIHSVAPGRHNVLNTLAAVAVGMELNLSFDAIASALKEFKGVKRRFEIIHDSDALIVIDDYGHHPAEIQVTLRTAKDVWPDRRLVVVFQPHRYSRTQHLLGQFFSAFNDADHLLVLDIYPAGEEKIPDIDGNRLAEGVMEYGHKDVHYLPTVQNALDHLLQNLQPGDVVLTLGAGNVWELEQELLANLPEALRQGPPEKDNL, from the coding sequence ATGTTTTTCGGCAACACAAAACGCATTCACTTTATTGGAATCGGAGGTTCCGGTATGAGCGGCATCGCTGAAGTGCTCATCAACCTGGAATACGAAGTGACCGGTTCAGACCTGTCGCGCACTCCGCTCACCGATCGACTCGAAGGATTGGGAGCAAAAATCCTTTTTGGTCATGAAGCGGGAAATATTGCTGAAAGCCAGGTCGTGGTCGCCTCCAGTGCAGTGAAAGCAGACAACCCGGAAGTCCTGGAAGCCCGACGAAGGATGGTTCCGGTGATCCCACGCGCAGAAATGCTGGCCGAGCTCATGCGGATGAAATACGGAATCGCTATTGCCGGAACTCATGGCAAAACAACAACCACCTCACTGGTCGCAACAGTATTGGCGGGTGGGCACCTCGACCCTACAGTGGTCATTGGTGGCCGACTCAAAAGCGTGGACAGTCACGCCAAAATGGGACAAAGCGAAATCCTGGTGGCGGAAGCAGACGAGAGCGACGGTTCGTTTCTCAAACTGTTTCCAACTATTGCTGTGGTCACCACACTCGATGAAGAGCACATGGATTTTTACGGGACACTCGACAATTTAAAAAACGCGTTTCTGGACTTTCTGAACCGACTGCCGTTCTACGGAACGTCTGTTTTGTGTCTGGACGATCCCAATATTCAGTCCCTCATTCCTAAGCTTGAAAAGCGGCATATCACTTATGGCCTCACCAGCCAGGCGGATTATACCGCGAAAGGGATTGAGATCCAGGGACTGGACACCTGGTTCAATGTACACCATCACGGAGAAGAGCTTGGGCGAATTCACTCCGTTGCACCCGGTCGGCACAATGTCCTGAACACCTTGGCGGCGGTAGCGGTCGGTATGGAATTGAATCTTTCTTTCGATGCGATCGCATCTGCATTGAAAGAATTTAAAGGAGTCAAACGGCGTTTTGAAATTATTCACGATTCAGATGCTTTGATCGTTATCGACGATTATGGACATCACCCGGCAGAAATTCAGGTGACGCTCCGAACCGCAAAAGATGTCTGGCCGGATCGCCGATTGGTGGTGGTATTCCAGCCGCATCGTTATTCACGTACCCAACATTTACTCGGCCAGTTTTTCTCCGCCTTCAACGATGCGGATCATCTACTGGTTCTCGATATATATCCCGCCGGGGAGGAAAAAATTCCAGACATTGATGGAAATCGACTTGCCGAGGGCGTTATGGAATACGGGCACAAGGATGTGCACTACCTCCCCACGGTTCAGAACGCACTGGACCATTTGCTGCAGAACCTTCAACCCGGCGACGTCGTCCTGACTCTTGGTGCCGGGAATGTTTGGGAACTGGAGCAAGAACTGCTTGCCAACCTCCCCGAGGCACTCCGCCAAGGGCCGCCTGAAAAGGATAACCTTTGA
- the murG gene encoding undecaprenyldiphospho-muramoylpentapeptide beta-N-acetylglucosaminyltransferase — protein MPKRVVIAGGGTGGHLYPGIALARKLMEHDMEITFIGTERGIESRVLPKEGFPLKTIASAGLVGKRGMSRIVSLVKLPVGVLQAMGYLAGNRPALVVGVGGYVSGPAVFAASLLGIPTLIHEQNAYPGVTNRMLGKLAKRVCISFEEAKQFFPKRKVVLTGNMIRKTFSEASEPQPRDAGEKLNVLILGGSQGASSINKAMTEALQHLDEYKERIQLVHQTGENDLEKVKSEYQKQNWRAEVAPFLFDMEERYQKADLVIARAGATTLSEVTALGKPSILIPFPFATHNHQERNARVLEAADAGVVLLDREVDGKKIAELVIDALENPSRWNVRALASYQLGRRDATHRVATECLELINLKAA, from the coding sequence ATGCCTAAACGGGTGGTGATTGCTGGCGGTGGTACGGGAGGACATCTTTATCCCGGCATTGCTCTGGCTAGAAAATTGATGGAACACGATATGGAAATCACTTTCATAGGAACGGAACGAGGAATCGAATCCAGAGTTTTACCCAAAGAAGGGTTTCCTTTGAAAACTATCGCATCAGCCGGACTGGTCGGCAAACGCGGCATGAGTCGAATTGTATCGTTGGTCAAACTGCCAGTCGGTGTTCTGCAGGCCATGGGTTATCTGGCCGGTAACCGCCCTGCCCTTGTGGTGGGTGTTGGCGGATACGTTTCCGGCCCGGCAGTTTTTGCGGCGAGTCTGCTTGGAATTCCAACGTTGATCCACGAACAAAACGCCTACCCGGGAGTGACCAATCGGATGCTCGGCAAATTGGCTAAACGTGTCTGCATCAGCTTTGAAGAGGCAAAACAATTTTTCCCGAAAAGAAAAGTCGTGCTGACTGGAAACATGATCCGAAAAACATTTTCCGAAGCCAGCGAACCTCAACCAAGAGACGCGGGCGAAAAACTAAACGTCCTTATTCTGGGCGGCAGTCAGGGTGCAAGCTCGATCAACAAGGCCATGACCGAAGCTCTTCAACACCTGGATGAATATAAAGAACGTATACAACTGGTGCATCAGACGGGTGAGAACGATTTAGAAAAAGTGAAAAGCGAATACCAGAAACAAAACTGGAGGGCTGAGGTTGCTCCATTTCTCTTTGACATGGAAGAGCGCTATCAAAAAGCGGACCTGGTGATCGCACGTGCGGGTGCCACAACACTCTCTGAAGTCACTGCCCTTGGGAAGCCATCCATCCTGATTCCGTTTCCATTTGCTACCCACAACCACCAGGAAAGAAATGCACGTGTCCTGGAAGCTGCCGACGCTGGTGTAGTGCTTCTTGACCGTGAAGTCGACGGAAAAAAAATTGCGGAATTAGTAATCGACGCACTCGAAAATCCATCCAGGTGGAATGTGCGCGCACTTGCAAGCTATCAACTTGGACGACGCGATGCCACCCACCGGGTGGCGACTGAATGTCTGGAATTGATTAACCTTAAGGCCGCCTGA